The Paucidesulfovibrio gracilis DSM 16080 genome has a window encoding:
- the panB gene encoding 3-methyl-2-oxobutanoate hydroxymethyltransferase codes for MSSRPCSDAKPVTVPEIRAAKGERKLCMVTAYDYPSARIADQAGVDMILVGDSLAMVVLGQQDTLGVTMEDMLHHTLAASRGRSRALLVGDMPFLSYQADVAEAVRNAGRFLAQGRANAVKLEGGKAYAPHVAAMVGAGIPVVGHVGLTPQYFNTLGGFKTQGRSAASARAMLEDAKALEEAGAFAMVLEAVPEETAALITRELTIPTIGIGAGNVTDGQVLVLHDLLGLFDRFVPKFVKQYAQIGPAMVDALQSYCDEVRSGAFPAPEHTFRLPPEERDKLA; via the coding sequence ATGTCCAGCCGCCCCTGTTCCGACGCCAAGCCCGTCACCGTTCCCGAAATCCGCGCCGCCAAAGGCGAACGTAAACTCTGCATGGTCACGGCCTACGACTACCCCTCCGCCCGCATAGCGGATCAGGCCGGGGTGGACATGATCCTGGTGGGCGATTCCCTGGCCATGGTGGTGCTCGGCCAGCAGGACACCCTCGGCGTGACCATGGAAGACATGCTCCACCATACCCTGGCAGCCTCCCGGGGCCGTTCCCGCGCCCTGCTCGTGGGGGACATGCCTTTTCTCTCCTACCAGGCCGACGTGGCCGAGGCCGTGCGCAATGCCGGGCGATTCCTCGCCCAGGGCCGTGCCAACGCCGTCAAACTTGAGGGCGGCAAAGCCTATGCCCCGCACGTGGCCGCCATGGTGGGCGCGGGCATCCCCGTGGTAGGGCATGTGGGTCTTACACCCCAATATTTCAATACACTGGGTGGCTTTAAAACCCAGGGCCGCAGCGCTGCATCGGCGCGGGCCATGCTGGAAGACGCCAAAGCCCTTGAGGAAGCGGGCGCATTCGCCATGGTGCTGGAAGCCGTTCCCGAGGAAACCGCCGCCCTGATCACCCGGGAGCTGACCATCCCCACCATTGGCATCGGCGCGGGCAATGTCACGGACGGCCAAGTGCTGGTTCTGCACGACCTGCTGGGCCTGTTTGACCGCTTTGTGCCGAAATTCGTCAAACAATACGCGCAAATCGGTCCAGCCATGGTGGATGCGCTGCAAAGCTACTGCGACGAGGTTCGCTCGGGAGCCTTTCCCGCGCCGGAGCACACCTTCCGCCTGCCTCCTGAGGAACGGGATAAACTCGCATGA
- a CDS encoding VanZ family protein, whose translation MNRRCITGLPLLFWRAVWVGYVLWVLCMALGPASVQASLELNDKLLHFGAFLVMVLSFPFRITWPGLWIPTALTVVLAGFIELAQDLSPTWGRHPEFLDFFAGVAGGLAGLGLRLFLQHRNTRQ comes from the coding sequence ATGAACCGCCGCTGCATCACGGGTCTGCCCCTTCTCTTTTGGCGAGCCGTTTGGGTAGGGTACGTCCTCTGGGTGCTCTGCATGGCCCTTGGGCCTGCCTCGGTACAGGCCAGTCTGGAGTTGAACGATAAGCTGCTGCATTTTGGCGCATTTCTGGTTATGGTGCTGTCGTTTCCGTTCCGCATCACCTGGCCCGGCCTCTGGATTCCCACAGCCCTTACCGTGGTTCTGGCAGGCTTCATTGAACTGGCCCAGGATCTCTCGCCCACCTGGGGACGTCATCCGGAATTTCTGGACTTTTTCGCCGGTGTAGCCGGAGGTCTGGCCGGGCTGGGGCTGCGCCTTTTTCTGCAACACCGCAACACACGACAATAA